Below is a genomic region from Brassica oleracea var. oleracea cultivar TO1000 chromosome C9, BOL, whole genome shotgun sequence.
NNNNNNNNNNNNNNNNNNNNNNNNNNNNNNNNNNNNNNNNNNNNNNNNNNNNNNNNNNNNNNNNNNNNNNNNNNNNNNNNNNNNNNNNNNNNNNNNNNNNNNNNNNNNNNNNNNNNNNNNNNNNNNNNNNNNNNNNNNNNNNNNNNNNNNNNNNNNNNNNNNNNNNNNNNNNNNNNNNNNNNNNNNNNNNNNNNNNNNNNNNNNNNNNNNNNNNNNNNNNNNNNNNNNNNNNNNNNNNNNNNNNNNNNNNNNNNNNNNNNNNNNNNNNNNNNNNNNNNNNNNNNNNNNNNNNNNNNNNNNNNNNNNNNNNNNNNNNNNNNNNNNNNNNNNNNNNNNNNNNNNNNNNNNNNNNNNNNNNNNNNNNNNNNNNNNNNNNNNNNNNNNNNNNNNNNNNNNNNNNNNNNNNNNNNNNNNNNNNNNNNNNNNNNNNNNNNNNNNNNNNNNNNNNNNNNNNNNNNNNNNNNNNNNNNNNNNNNNNNNNNNNNNNNNNNNNNNNNNNNNNNNNNNNNNNNNNNNNNNNNNNNNNNNNNNNNNNNNNNNNNNNNNNNNNNNNNNNNNNNNNNNNNNNGATGGGTATGAGCAAAATATGTTTGGAAACAATGCGGGGGATGGGTATGAGCAACAGGGAAATAGGTATCATGATATGGTTACAGATGCATTGCATGAAGCTGCTATTCCTGATAGTAGTAGGGAAGAACCTAACATAGACGCACAACGATTTTATAATATGTTAGACGCTGCCAATGAACCCATCTACGAAGGATGTAGAGAAGGGCTTTCTAGATTATCACTAGCATCTAGGATGATGACTATTAAAAGTGATCATAATCTAAATGAGAAGTGCATGGATTCGTGGGCTCAACTCATTAATGAGTATTTACCAGAAGGTAATCTTGCTGCTGATAATTTCTATGAAATTCAGAAGCTAGTTGCCGGTCTTGGTCTACCATCTGAAATGATTGATGTATGCATTGACAACTGCATGATTTACTGGAAAGATGATGAAAAACTGACGGAATGTCGATTTTTTCAAAAGCCAAGATATCAAGAAACCACATGAAGGAATCCTGTGCCGTACAAACGTATGTGGTACTTACCCATCACAGATAGATTGAAGCGTTTGTACCACTCAGAAAGGACAGCCGCGTCGATGAGATGGCATGCCCAACATTCGGTGAAAGATGGCGAGATTACACATCCCTCAGATGCAAAGGCATGGAAACACTTTCAAACCGTATATTCCGACTTTGCGAGTGAGTTTAGGAACGTTTATCTTGGCTTATGCACGGATGGATTTAGTCCATTTGGTATGTCTGGAAGACAATACTCTTTATGGCATGTCATCTTGACGCCATACAACCTCCCTCCGGAGATGTGCATGCAAAGAGAATTTTTGTTCTTGAGTATTCTAGTGCCTGGTCCAAAACATCCAAAGCGAGCACTTGATGTTTTTTTGCAACCTTTGATCCATGAGCTGAAGATGTTGTGGCATCATGGCGTGCAGACATGGGATTACTCGCAGCAACAGAACTTTAATATGCGTGCAGTGCTTATGTGGACCATTAGTGACTTCCCCGCATATGGAATGTTATCGGGTTGGACCACACATGAAAGATTATCATGTCCACATTGTATGGATAGGACAGATGCTTTTCAGCTGAAAAATGGGAGGAAGTCATGTTGGTTTGATTGTCACCGTAGGTTTCTTCCGCCGCATCATACATATCGTAAGAACAAGAAATTGTTTAGGAAAAACAAGGTAGTGCATGTTCCTCCCCCAGTAATGCAACCAGGAGCATCTTTGTTAGAGCAGATTGATTATTACGGTGCTAAGGAGACATGTAAAGTTGGAGGAAATTGGCACACTCCACCTAACATGCCAGATGGGTATACGGCATCTCATAATTGGCATAAGAAGAGCATATTTTGGGAGCTTCCATATTGGAAGGATCATCTCTTAAGGCACAACCTTGATGTGATGCACATAGAGAAGAATGTTTTTGAGAATATCATGAACACTCTTTTGGATGTGAAGGGAAAGAGTAAAGATAATTTGAAATCGAGGTTGGATTTGCCAGAGTTATGTGCAAGACCAGAGCTGCATGTGACAAGAGAAGGAAAATTACCAGTTCCGAATTTTAGATTGTCTGGGGTGGCGAAGCAAAAGTTGTTTGACTGGGTAAATTCTGATGTAAAGTTNNNNNNNNNNNNNNNNNNNNNNNNNNNNNNNNNNNNNNNNNNNNNNNNNNNNNNNNNNNNNNNNNNNNNNNNNNNNNNNNNNNNNNNNNNNNNNNNNNNNNNNNNNNNNNNNNNNNNNNNNNNNNNNNNNNNNNNNNNNNNNNNNNNNNNNNNNNNNNNNNNNNNNNNNNNNNNNNNNNNNNNNNNNNNNNNNNNNNNNNNNNNNNNNNNNNNNNNNNNNNNNNNNNNNNNNNNNNNNNNNNNNNNNNNNNNNNNNNNNNNNNNNNNNNNNNNNNNNNNNNNNNNNNNNNNNNNNNNNNNNNNNNNNNNNNNNNNNNNNNNNNNNNNNNNNNNNNNNNNNNNNNNNNNNNNNNNNNNNNNNNNNNNNNNNNNNNNNNNNNNNNNNNNNNNNNNNNNNNNNNNNNNNNNNNNNNNNNNNNNNNNNNNNNNNNNNNNNNNNNNNNNNNNNNNNNNNNNNNNNNNNNNNNNNNNNNNNNNNNNNNNNNNNNNNNNNNNNNNNNNNNNNNNNNNNNNNNNNNNNNNNNNNNNNNNNNNNNNNNNNNNNNNNNNNNNNNNNNNNNNNNNNNNNNNNNNNNNNNNNNNNNNNNNNNNNNNNNNNNNNNNNNNNNNNNNNNNNNNNNNNNNNNNNNNNNNNNNNNNNNNNNNNNNNNNNNNNNNNNNNNNNNNNNNNNNNNNNNNNNNNNNNNNNNNNNNNNNNNNNNNNNNNNNNNNNNNNNNNNNNNNNNNNNNNNNNNNNNNNNNNNNNNNNNNNNNNNNNNNNNNNNNNNNNNNNNNNNNNNNNNNNNNNNNNNNNNNNNNNNNNNNNNNNNNNNNNNNNNNNNNNNNNNNNNNNNNNNNNNNNNNNNNNNNNNNNNNNNNNNNNNNNNNNNNNNNNNNNNNNNNNNNNNNNNNNNNNNNNNNNNNNNNNNNNNNNNNNNNNNNNNNNNNNNNNNNNNNNNNNNNNNNNNNNNNNNNNNNNNNNNNNNNNNNNNNNNNNNNNNNNNNNNNNNNNNNNNNNNNNNNNNNNNNNNNNNNNNNNNNNNNNNNNNNNNNNNNNNNNNNNNNNNNNNNNNNNNNNNNNNNNNNNNNNNNNNNNNNNNNNNNNNNNNNNNNNNNNNNNNNNNNNNNNNNNNNNNNNNNNNNNNNNNNNNNNNNNNNNNNNNNNNNNNNNNNNNNNNNNNNNNNNNNNNNNNNNNNNNNNNNNNNNNNNNNNNNNNNNNNNNNNNNNNNNNNNNNNNNNNNNNNNNNNNNNNNNNNNNNNNNNNNNNNNNNNNNNNNNNNNNNNNNNNNNNNNNNNNNNNNNNNNNNNNNNNNNNNNNNNNNNNNNNNNNNNNNNNNNNNNNNNNNNNNNNNNNNNNNNNNNNNNNNNNNNNNNNNNNNNNNNNNNNNNNNNNNNNNNNNNNNNNNNNNNNNNNNNNNNNNNNNNNNNNNNNNNNNNNNNNNNNNNNNNNNNNNNNNNNNNNNNNNNNNNNNNNNNNNNNNNNNNNNNNNNNNNNNNNNNNNNNNNNNNNNNNNNNNNNNNNNNNNNNNNNNNNNNNNNNNNNNNNNNNNNNNNNNNNNNNNNNNNNNNNNNNNNNNNNNNNNNNNNNNNNNNNNNNNNNNNNNNNNNNNNNNNNNNNNNNNNNNNNNNNNNNNNNNNNNNNNNNNNNNNNNNNNNNNNNNNNNNNNNNNNNNNNNNNNNNNNNNNNNNNNNNNNNNNNNNNNNNNNNNNNNNNNNNNNNNNNNNNNNNNNNNNNNNNNNNNNNNNNNNNNNNNNNNNNNNNNNNNNNNNNNNNTGAAATTGCCTATTTTATCTAAGTTGTGATCTCATTTTTAAGGTTTAACTTGATCTTTTAAATTGTAGGCTGAGCAAACTGGATGTTCTATTCCAGACTTGCTTGGGGTTCTCGAGATCACTAAACGAAACCCGGATGGTTCTTTTGTTGATGGCAAATCTGAGCAGCTCTACAACGATGTGACATCTAAATTTCAGGAATTATCTCAGGCTGCTAGTGATGATCCCGAGAGCACTGGTTCTAGTGGCCTCTCTCCAATGGAAAAGAGCAAGATCTATTGTGAGGTAATTTATTACTGCTTTCAATCTCAAATTTTTTAAAGTCTTCTTTGATATTGATCCTTCTTTGATTTTTTATGCAGTTCGCTCCCCGCAAAAAGGGACGACTGTATGGAGTGGGTTCTCTAAATACATCTTTACGATCTGTTCCTGCTTCGTTTCCTTCTAGCAGTACTAGAGACCAATCTTTGGAGAAGATCATCTATGACCAAGCTCAAAAGATTGAGAGCCAGGGAAATGAAATTTCGAAGCTGTACAAGATCGTTCGTCATCTCGCTAGCAAAGACTCTACCGTGGCCGACATTCTCCAGTCTGAAGACGTGTCTTCTGCTTCTGGTGATGATGATGAATCTGATGCTATTTAGTTTGTTTTCTATCACTTTCTAATGACTTGAAACTTTTTTGTATGTGTTTGTGTAATGACTCTTGAATTTCTTTCTATTTTAGTAATATTTTTGCTAACTATTTAAATCTCTTCAGAATTTTATAAATGTATAATAATTTATAAAATTTCAAATTCTGCAGGAAAAAAATTAATTAATCGCAAATGACTTGCAAATTTGCGACGGAACAAGCCTCACAATTTTGCGA
It encodes:
- the LOC106314786 gene encoding uncharacterized protein LOC106314786, whose product is MFGNNAGDGYEQQGNRYHDMVTDALHEAAIPDSSREEPNIDAQRFYNMLDAANEPIYEGCREGLSRLSLASRMMTIKSDHNLNEKCMDSWAQLINEYLPEGNLAADNFYEIQKLVAGLGLPSEMIDVCIDNCMIYWKDDEKLTEYRLKRLYHSERTAASMRWHAQHSVKDGEITHPSDAKAWKHFQTVYSDFASEFRNVYLGLCTDGFSPFGMSGRQYSLWHVILTPYNLPPEMCMQREFLFLSILVPGPKHPKRALDVFLQPLIHELKMLWHHGVQTWDYSQQQNFNMRAVLMWTISDFPAYGMLSGWTTHERLSCPHCMDRTDAFQLKNGRKSCWFDCHRRFLPPHHTYRKNKKLFRKNKVVHVPPPVMQPGASLLEQIDYYGAKETCKVGGNWHTPPNMPDGYTASHNWHKKSIFWELPYWKDHLLRHNLDVMHIEKNVFENIMNTLLDVKGKSKDNLKSRLDLPELCARPELHVTREGKLPVPNFRLSGVAKQKLFDWAEQTGCSIPDLLGVLEITKRNPDGSFVDGKSEQLYNDVTSKFQELSQAASDDPESTGSSGLSPMEKSKIYCEFAPRKKGRLYGVGSLNTSLRSVPASFPSSSTRDQSLEKIIYDQAQKIESQGNEISKLYKIVRHLASKDSTVADILQSEDVSSASGDDDESDAI